In one window of Skermanella rosea DNA:
- a CDS encoding alpha/beta hydrolase fold domain-containing protein, which yields MALPPDRFAPGVAEALRIAAARTPATGGGIAALRDAYETERSWWNRPVIDLHSVTDTVLDLEAGPTGVRVYRPDAGESLPGLVFLHGGGFVVGSLDSHDRIMRQLCRRSGAVVVGLDYPLSPEHRYPAALDTVEQAVVALAEGLPVAGIDPGRLGIGGDSAGAHLALAAALRLRDRRPDAVRFMLLYYGLYGLEESESRRRYTDPVYGLPPDELRFYEACYLGPGAPPGGDAMDLLAADLAGLPPAFVGAAALDPLRDDSLALADSLRRAGGRAELRVYDGVPHGFLHWSRLVPTAVQALEDGARAAAATLFRLPS from the coding sequence TTGGCATTGCCTCCTGACCGGTTCGCCCCCGGGGTCGCCGAGGCGCTGCGGATCGCCGCGGCGCGCACGCCCGCCACGGGCGGCGGGATCGCGGCCCTGCGCGACGCCTACGAGACTGAACGATCCTGGTGGAACCGGCCGGTCATCGACCTGCATTCGGTGACCGACACGGTTCTGGACCTGGAGGCCGGACCGACCGGCGTCCGGGTGTACCGCCCGGATGCCGGCGAGTCCCTGCCGGGGCTGGTGTTCCTCCACGGCGGCGGCTTCGTCGTCGGTTCGCTCGATTCCCACGACCGGATCATGCGGCAGCTCTGCCGCCGGTCCGGGGCGGTGGTGGTCGGGCTGGACTACCCGCTCTCCCCGGAGCATCGGTACCCGGCGGCGCTCGACACGGTCGAACAGGCCGTCGTCGCCCTCGCGGAAGGTCTGCCTGTTGCCGGCATCGATCCCGGCCGGCTGGGCATAGGCGGCGATTCCGCCGGCGCCCACCTGGCGCTGGCCGCGGCGCTCCGCCTGCGGGACCGGCGGCCGGACGCCGTCAGGTTCATGCTGCTGTACTACGGCCTCTACGGGCTGGAGGAGTCGGAGTCGCGGCGGCGCTACACCGACCCGGTCTACGGCCTGCCCCCCGACGAACTGCGGTTCTACGAAGCCTGCTACCTGGGCCCGGGAGCGCCCCCCGGCGGTGATGCGATGGATCTCCTAGCGGCCGACCTCGCTGGCCTGCCGCCCGCCTTCGTGGGCGCGGCGGCCCTGGATCCCCTGCGCGACGACAGCCTCGCCCTTGCCGATTCCTTGCGGAGGGCCGGCGGACGCGCCGAGTTGCGCGTCTACGACGGCGTTCCCCACGGTTTCCTGCACTGGAGCCGGCTGGTTCCGACTGCCGTCCAGGCGCTGGAGGACGGCGCGCGCGCCGCCGCGGCCACGCTGTTCAGGCTCCCATCCTGA
- the choX gene encoding choline ABC transporter substrate-binding protein → MPPRTARLMAAAGIALCGASLWPAAAPAAEPAECRTVRMSDPGWTDITSTTTTASVILSALGYQPSVVNLSVAVSIEGLRSGNIDAFLGNWMPAQEEMTRKYIDGGQIDVATVNLEGATTTLAVNKAAADAGVKTFADLDKHGDRFNRTISSIEPGSSANAKIHKMIEDDAYGLGDWKLIESSEAAMLAAVDRAVRRDDWAVFLGWAPHPMNVKLPMGYLDGGEEYFGPNRGSATVRTLTRAGLGEACPNLGTLLKQLVFSVPMENEMMVMILNDRMDPKEAVETWMRGNPQVLDTWLAGVTGFDGKPALPAVKSALGIAS, encoded by the coding sequence ATGCCTCCGAGAACCGCCCGCCTGATGGCCGCCGCCGGCATCGCCCTTTGCGGCGCCTCCCTCTGGCCCGCCGCGGCCCCGGCCGCCGAGCCCGCCGAATGCAGGACGGTCAGGATGTCCGATCCGGGCTGGACCGACATCACCTCCACGACCACCACGGCCTCGGTCATCCTGTCCGCCCTGGGATACCAGCCGTCCGTCGTGAACCTCTCGGTCGCCGTTTCCATCGAGGGACTGCGCTCCGGGAACATCGACGCGTTCCTGGGCAACTGGATGCCGGCGCAGGAGGAAATGACCCGCAAATACATCGACGGCGGCCAGATCGACGTCGCGACCGTCAACCTCGAAGGCGCCACCACGACGCTGGCGGTCAACAAGGCGGCGGCCGATGCCGGGGTGAAGACCTTCGCCGACCTCGACAAGCACGGTGACAGGTTCAACCGCACCATCAGCAGCATCGAGCCGGGATCGTCGGCCAATGCGAAGATCCACAAGATGATCGAGGACGACGCCTACGGGCTGGGCGACTGGAAGCTGATCGAATCCAGCGAGGCGGCGATGCTGGCTGCGGTGGACCGGGCCGTCCGCCGCGACGACTGGGCGGTGTTCCTGGGCTGGGCGCCCCATCCGATGAACGTCAAGCTGCCGATGGGCTACCTGGACGGCGGCGAGGAGTATTTCGGCCCCAACCGCGGCAGCGCCACCGTCCGGACCCTGACCAGGGCCGGGCTGGGTGAGGCCTGCCCCAATCTCGGCACGCTCCTGAAGCAGCTCGTGTTCTCAGTCCCGATGGAGAACGAGATGATGGTCATGATCCTGAACGACCGGATGGACCCGAAGGAGGCCGTCGAAACCTGGATGCGCGGGAATCCGCAGGTGCTGGATACCTGGCTGGCCGGGGTCACCGGTTTCGACGGAAAGCCCGCCCTGCCCGCCGTGAAGTCGGCCCTTGGCATTGCCTCCTGA
- a CDS encoding thioesterase family protein, with the protein MSGAGPLRLHRARVVPEWIDYNGHLSEAYYVLIFGHATDALLDAVGMDGEFRARTGRSVYTVDARIRYLGEVACGEEVEIRTWIAGADPKRMLVHHAMHRAGSDEPAAQAELVLLSVAKPGPRAAPFDPAVFRSVLSLAEAGGDDCPVLPDRWVPPSRQRTQEQGE; encoded by the coding sequence ATGAGCGGCGCGGGGCCGCTGCGCCTCCACCGCGCCCGCGTCGTTCCGGAATGGATCGACTACAACGGCCATCTCAGCGAAGCCTACTACGTGCTGATCTTCGGCCATGCGACGGATGCCCTGCTGGACGCCGTCGGCATGGACGGGGAGTTCCGGGCCCGGACCGGCCGCTCCGTCTATACGGTGGACGCCCGCATCCGCTACCTGGGCGAGGTCGCCTGCGGCGAGGAGGTGGAGATCCGCACCTGGATCGCCGGTGCCGATCCGAAGCGCATGCTGGTCCACCACGCCATGCACCGTGCCGGATCCGACGAGCCGGCGGCGCAGGCGGAGCTGGTGCTGCTCTCCGTGGCGAAGCCGGGGCCGCGCGCCGCACCGTTCGATCCCGCGGTGTTCCGGTCCGTCCTGTCGCTCGCCGAAGCCGGCGGGGACGACTGCCCCGTCCTGCCGGATCGCTGGGTTCCGCCTTCACGTCAACGCACTCAAGAACAGGGAGAATGA